One part of the Phacochoerus africanus isolate WHEZ1 chromosome 7, ROS_Pafr_v1, whole genome shotgun sequence genome encodes these proteins:
- the BHLHE41 gene encoding class E basic helix-loop-helix protein 41 yields MDEGIPHLQERQLLEHRDFIGLDYSSLYMCKPKRSMKRDDSKDTYKLPHRLIEKKRRDRINECIAQLKDLLPEHLKLTTLGHLEKAVVLELTLKHLKALTALTEQQHQKIIALQNGERSLKSPIQSDLDAFHSGFQTCAKEVLQYLARFESWTPREPRCVQLINHLHAVATQFLPTPQLLTQQVPLSKGTGAPTTAPAGSVAAACLERAGQKLEPLAHCVPVIQRTQPSAELAAENDTDTDSGYGGEAEARPDREKSKGAGASRVTIKQEPPGEDSPAPKRMKLDSRGGGGGGGPGGGAAAAAAALLGPDPAAAAALLRPDAALLSSLVAFGGGGGAPFAQPAAAAAPFCLPFYFLSPSAAAAYVQPFLDKSGLEKYLYPAAAAAPFPLLYPGIPAPAAAAAAAAAAAAAAAFPCLSSVLSPPPEKAAAAAAATLLPHEVASPGALHPPHPHGRTHLPFVGPREPGNPESSAQEDHSQPGKESP; encoded by the exons ATGGACGAAGGAATTCCTCATTTGCAAGAAAGACAGTTACTGGAACATAGAGATTTTATAGG ACTGGATTATTCCTCTTTGTATATGTGTAAGCCCAAAAGGAGCATGAAGCGAGACGATAGCAAG GATACCTACAAATTACCGCACAgattaatagaaaagaaaagaagagaccGAATTAATGAATGCATTGCTCAGCTGAAAGACTTACTGCCTGAACATCTAAAGTTGACA ACTCTGGGGCATCTGGAGAAAGCGGTAGTCTTGGAATTGACTTTGAAACACTTAAAAGCTTTAACAGCCTTAACAGAGCAGCAGCATCAGAAGATAATTGCTTTACAGAATG GGGAGCGATCTTTGAAATCGCCCATTCAGTCCGACTTGGATGCGTTCCACTCGGGATTTCAAACATGCGCCAAAGAAGTCTTGCAATACCTCGCCCGGTTTGAGAGCTGGACGCCCAGGGAGCCTCGGTGTGTCCAGCTGATCAACCACTTGCACGCCGTGGCCACCCAGTTCTTGCCCACCCCGCAGCTGTTGACTCAACAGGTTCCTCTGAGCAAAGGCACCGGCGCGCCCACCACCGCCCCCGCCGGGTCCGTGGCCGCCGCCTGCCTGGAGCGCGCGGGGCAGAAGCTGGAGCCCCTCGCCCACTGCGTGCCGGTCATCCAGCGGACTCAGCCCAGCGCCGAGCTCGCCGCTGAGAACGACACGGACACGGACAGCGGCTACGGCGGCGAGGCCGAGGCCCGGCCAGACCGCGAGAAAAGCAAAGGCGCGGGGGCGAGCCGCGTCACCATCAAGCAGGAGCCCCCCGGGGAGGACTCGCCGGCGCCCAAGAGGATGAAGCTGGAttcccgcggcggcggcggcggcggcggcccggggggtggtgcggcggcggcggcagccgcGCTCCTGGGGCCGGACCCGGCCGCCGCGGCCGCACTGCTAAGACCCGACGCCGCCTTGCTCAGCTCGCTGGTGGCGTTCGGCGGAGGCGGGGGCGCGCCCTTCGCGCAGCCGGCGGCTGCTGCAGCCCCCTTCTGCCTGCCCTTCTACTTCCTCTCGCCTTCCGCGGCCGCCGCCTACGTGCAGCCCTTCCTGGACAAGAGCGGCCTGGAGAAGTACCTGTACCCGGCGGCGGCCGCCGCCCCGTTCCCACTGCTATACCCCGGAATCCCcgccccggccgccgccgccgcagctgcagccgccgcagccgccgcagCCGCCTTCCCCTGCCTGTCCTCAGTGTTGTCGCCCCCTCCGGAAAaggcggccgccgccgccgccgcgacCCTCCTGCCGCACGAAGTGGCGTCCCCCGGAGCGCTGCACCCCCCGCATCCGCACGGCCGCACCCACCTGCCCTTCGTCGGCCCCCGTGAGCCCGGGAACCCAGAGAGCTCCGCTCAGGAAGATCACTCGCAGCCAGGAAAGGAAAGCCCCTGA